A single window of Cloacibacillus sp. DNA harbors:
- a CDS encoding HutD family protein, which produces MCAITVKVVRKSELEAKKWSGGVTTQLAIWPEGADYASRKFGWRISSAIVEEEESTFTALPGVHRHLMLLDGGIELTHESTAPKKMKPLTDVAEFEGEWLTNSKGRCVDFNLMTTEGYAGSMAPVPAGGNSVMLRFSQSPLCWRGIYAVTDDLKIALDAPDSAYNETLDAGDFFLMSYTPNNCGEIFLTISPAVMDVPAVSASVWVVPEGVDVVWDE; this is translated from the coding sequence ATGTGCGCGATTACAGTTAAAGTCGTCAGGAAATCGGAGCTTGAGGCAAAAAAATGGAGCGGCGGCGTCACGACGCAGCTTGCCATCTGGCCGGAGGGCGCGGACTACGCCTCGCGTAAATTCGGCTGGCGCATAAGCTCCGCGATAGTCGAGGAAGAGGAATCGACCTTTACCGCGCTTCCCGGCGTGCACCGTCATTTGATGCTGCTTGACGGCGGCATAGAGCTGACGCACGAGTCGACTGCGCCGAAAAAAATGAAGCCGCTGACAGATGTCGCGGAGTTTGAGGGCGAATGGCTCACAAACTCAAAGGGGCGCTGCGTGGACTTCAACCTGATGACGACAGAGGGATACGCCGGCTCTATGGCCCCTGTGCCCGCCGGTGGAAACAGCGTCATGCTCCGGTTCTCGCAAAGCCCTCTTTGCTGGCGCGGGATATACGCGGTGACGGACGATCTGAAAATAGCGCTGGACGCGCCGGATAGCGCCTATAACGAAACGCTTGACGCAGGTGATTTTTTCCTGATGTCGTACACGCCGAACAACTGCGGCGAGATATTCCTCACAATAAGCCCTGCCGTCATGGATGTTCCGGCGGTCTCCGCCTCAGTGTGGGTCGTGCCCGAAGGCGTGGACGTCGTATGGGATGAATAG